In one window of Acidobacteriota bacterium DNA:
- a CDS encoding sigma-70 family RNA polymerase sigma factor: MAGVEPQTRAQDVALVARVRSGDHAAMTELYDRYSGLVYAVALRVAGDTGAAEDVLQEVFLQLWRKPGSFDAARGKLAPWLAVITRHRAIDQLRGRREQMDIEDVTLSVDAHLEEAADRERAAVRVRGVLAGMAAEQRRALEMAFFQGLTHNEIAQQTGDPLGTVKTRIRNGLLQLRKAFQA, translated from the coding sequence GTGGCTGGTGTCGAACCGCAGACGCGTGCGCAAGACGTGGCGCTGGTCGCGCGCGTTCGCTCAGGCGACCACGCCGCCATGACCGAGCTTTACGATCGCTATTCCGGCCTCGTCTACGCCGTCGCGCTGCGGGTGGCGGGCGATACCGGCGCTGCCGAAGACGTGCTGCAGGAAGTCTTCCTCCAGCTGTGGCGCAAACCCGGCAGCTTTGACGCTGCCCGTGGCAAGCTCGCTCCCTGGCTTGCCGTCATCACGCGCCACCGCGCCATCGACCAGCTCCGCGGACGCCGCGAGCAGATGGACATCGAAGACGTAACGCTCTCCGTCGATGCGCACCTCGAGGAAGCCGCCGATCGCGAGCGCGCTGCCGTGAGAGTCCGCGGCGTGCTGGCGGGAATGGCTGCCGAGCAGCGCCGTGCGCTCGAGATGGCTTTCTTTCAAGGACTCACGCACAACGAGATCGCGCAGCAGACCGGCGATCCGCTGGGCACGGTAAAGACGCGCATCCGCAACGGGCTGCTACAGTTGCGCAAGGCCTTCCAAGCATGA